The sequence below is a genomic window from Aspergillus nidulans FGSC A4 chromosome V.
TCCAGGAAGGAGAGTCGCTGCTGGTAGAAATGCTCGAGAACTTGAATCTCAGCGTGAACCTGCCGATCCCGACCGTTGTATTCGGCCAAGAATGTGTCGAAGATTGGCCGCGTCTTATTGATGTAAACAAGACCATCCCCAACGGCTACcctgtcttcgtcgtcggccaTGAACATCCAGTTCAGGATCCCCTGCAGGTTGGTATGCATGTCAGACACCGGGCATGACACAGCGGAACATGGGCTGACAGGACAGACGGTATAGGCGTCGGTGAGATACATCAGATGACGACTGTCTTGAGCGAGCTCTATCGGCGCACGTATATGATGGATAAGTCTACCAATATGATGCCTGGCAGAGCTAAAGCACgagtcttcttcggcgcggCCCGGTCTTCCTTTGTCGGATATAGCCCGCGCAGAAAGCTCTTTCATGGCGGCCGAGTGACGTTGGTCGTAGAGAAAGCGGCAGAGGGTAATGTTGCGGGAGCAGCTGAGGGCCTGATGTAACCATTCGGATAAAGCTTGGGCTTTAATTACAGTCAGCACTTACCCGCTCTAGAAGATTGCTCAGGAAAAAGGTCATACCTGCTTCCgactcttcgtcctcaagcATGAGAATGCATCGATTTGCCATAATGCGGAGAAACCTCCCCTCACTATCGATGCGCTTGGCAGCGAATTCCACGCAACGCTGAATAAGACTGGCCTCAATCATTGACTCATTATTCGAAGCATCTAAATGTCTGTCGTGCAACATTGCAAGAATTTCTCGAATAAAAGCCACTGCTTTGTTCACGTTCATGTTTGAAGCAACCCAGAACCGGTAGCAGTCCACACGATCTTCAACTGCTATCGCAGTGCATGCCTGGCCTCCTTTCCTGAAGTCGCAGATATAGGAAaggttcttcaagaatctcCGTCTGCATTCCTGGTGGATGTCCAGAACAGGTGGTTCGGGGGTGTGTTCTCCTTGTGTTCGCCCGAGAGACGTCAAGAAAAATAATGACTCGTAGAAACGGGCGAGGAGTCGTCCATATGGATCAAGGCGTGGAGGCCCGATTTGCTTTGGAACAAGCGTTAGACTGTTCCCCTGCTTCATGTTTATCGCGTTTGAAAGACGAAAAGTTTGTAGTGGGACAAGGGTAAGTACACTTATGGCTAGAAACACAGAGGGCAAGCAGGAATGTTAGATATTTATGACTCCGGTCGCACCTGAAGCTCACATTAGTGGTAATCGTATTGAAGCCCAATGAGACATTTAGCTCGCTGTTCAGGGCATCAGTGCATGTGACAGTTCTGCCTACGGCCACCAGTGCGTACCACTGCTatatccagcaccacaaAATTACTCGTATAAATTGTTAGTATTGCAAGAGGCCGCCAGAAGGACACACTACTGTAGGTGTTAGGTACAGGAGGCCACCACTTCAAGACTCCAACCTAGGAGGCCACCACTGCAGGAGGCTGCAACAGGAGACTACTCCAGGAGGCCACCACTGCAAGAGGCTGCAACAGGAGACTACTTCAGGAGGCCACCACTCCGGGAGCCATTGCTGCACGAGGCTACAACGGGAAATGACTTCCGTTTTAGTAAGCTTTTGGCAAGGAAGATCTTACATGGCCCACAGTAGACCGTCTATAACAATGATGGCGTATTCAATCGTGGTACATATATGCTTCTGCGACGAGAATTTAGCGGTTGGCTTAAATTTTCACCACATAAAGTCAATCCTAGCGCTAGATCGATTGCTGACTCGAATCACCGCCGCACGATGGATAGCTCACTGTGCAACAATGCTGATGACCGTACGTTCTCACATTCCCCCCACAGCTCAGGTCAAATGCAAGCTGCTTTATATCACGTGCCATGCGGGAACTGACACGGCATACAGACTCAAGAACGGCATATCAGCTCAGTCTCCTGAAGCTGGGTTTTTCAGGTGATGAGGCTAAAGACGTCTCTCTTGCGCCGGTGTTTACTGGCCCCGTGCTCTATACACAGCCCAACTTGGTACCGTCGCAATATGGTTTGTTGGCCGGTGTCTTAGAGCTCCGTGCGTTAGGATCTCCGGACCTGGATAGCCAGGCTTATGGAGAAGACCCCcgtcttttcttcaagtgTTAGCTCACCATCGAGTATCTTCATCTGTGGCTCTCAGGGTTCCGGCAAGAGCCACACCCTTTCCTGTTTACTCGAGGGGTGCTTGATTCCGTCTGCGGCTGGCCAACTTCATAATCCTCTGACAGCAGTTGTATTCCATTACGACACATTCATCGGCGACCAGGGCGGTTCACCGTGCGAGGCTGCCTTCCTCGCCACCAGTCCCAAATGTCCAAGTGAGGGTTCTCTGTGCCCCCAACAAATTTCCGAAATATTCAGGTGGGAGATACACAGCCACAGCCGGTGCCGCATTCCCTGACTAGGCCATACAGAAAACATACAGCAGGTTCAAAATCCGTGTTCACCCGCTCCAAATAAATCAGCAAGACCTGAACACAAAACGTATGCTGGATCTCATGACAGCAGGCCAAGGGAGCAGTTCTGGCCCCCTGTACCTCCATACTGTGCAGCGAGTCTTGAGGGAAATGCGCCTTCTACAGCAGGTTTCTGGAGGGAGATTCGACTATCAGGACTTTAAGAAACGGATTTTTGATTCTGATCTCCTGCCctcccagcaacagcctcTACGGCAACGCCTGGACATCCTCGAGAGCTTTatgcccagccagcaaatcaTTGCAAGCACGAGtaaaaaggggaaaaaggcaGTTAATGACGCCGGAACTAGCTGGTCGCCAAAGGTGAGATGTTCAATTACTCCAAACTCCCATAAATTCAACACCTGCGACTCCTGCAACTGACTGGCCGGAGTAGCCCTCACAACTGACCATCGTTGACCTTTCATGTCCTTGCCTTTCTCCTGAGACAGCTTGTGCATTATTCAATTTTTGCTTTGAGGTCTTCCTGGAGCAGGATACCAATGTTGGCAGAGTAGTAGCTCTCGATGAAGCTCACAAGGTTCGTAGTACTGCCAGCCCAATTCCTCAACCCGCACATCGTCTCATTGGCTTCTCAGTATATGAAGGACTCAGCCGAAGCGCAGATCTTTACAGAGACTCTTCTATCCAGTGTGAGACTGCAACGCCATCTTGCAACCCGGATAGTGATTTCCACTCAAGAGCCAACCATCTCCGCCGACCTTCTCAGTCTTTGCTCGGTCACCATTGTCCACAGATTTTCATCCCCTGCATGGCTTCGTGCTTTGCAGCATCATGTTGCCGCGGCTGCCTTGGGAGTGGAATCCAACAACAAAACgttctcggagaaggaggaatcCCAAGGCCAGGCCCACATGTCCTCAAAACTGTCTTTTCTTGACCGAATCGTTCGTCTTCGCGTGGGTGAAGCTTTACTCTTCGCGCCAAGTGCAGTATTCCGCGTGACATTTGAGGGATCTGGAACTCCGGCGGTGTCCAAATTGGGTGGTGGGTACATGAAGATCAAAGTAAGAGACCGGGtgactgaagatggagggaaaaGCGTCCTGTCGTCGTAGTGAGATCTGATGGATACTGGCTTGGAATCACTTTACTTgatactgaagaatatttgAAAGACAGGGTGTGGAATCAGCAGCTGGGTTGCGGCTAACAGAAAGGTGTGTTTACGGCAGACTGTTGGGAGAAAACCAAAGAAATAAATATTATCCTTAAGACAGTTGACCCTCGTAGTTTTTCTGAAAATTAGAGCCATATATTCTAGTAGAATCAatgtgttatgggtcctttgcctatacaaggaccttagaccttaagtgactcggccaaggcctgcgctgtcctgaaggcggtgagccacctacaagacttcctcacaacaacaatccttctttctcctttcttctttagcgattccttcttgtacgtacggcacgtctagataggaagatccatctaaatacatcccttaacattaggaattGCTTActaatctcaataatagtatgaggagaccttttactatgataatggaagaagaaagtattatattgttgctacagcagctccaggagctctgtacagagatataGACTTAGAAATAACAGCTctaagaagagaataacagcttataGGCAGAACTACAGGCTGTACAGAACTCACAGCTAAGAAACCATCTACCAGTTACTACTACAGTTATATCTGTAATGCCTATCCCTTACAAACAAAGCTATCcctgtccttgtcacctGGATATTGAACCCTTTACtagagaagaccctaaggactaccctcctttctaGATAAATCTTTGTACAAAGTTTATAATTGACACTGCCTGCTACCCtatagaggaggaacaagtttactatgcctacagctgcctgagaggaaaagccagccagcataTACTACCATAGCTCTTGGCTTGCtagaaatctgagactcctgtgctataggcagaattctctgtagtactagacaaggcctttggtaaTCCTgaccaacagagaaaggctcttgtatAAGTAAATATAATAAGGTAAGGGAGAcgcgactttgaagagttcttgaataaatttaacaaagaacttcttaatactggagggattaattaGGAtaataaccagaagaagaccttgTTAGACATGGTAATTAAtattgagttgctaaaagccatggttggtattaggcaggaggatttGTATAATAACTACTGTAATTAACTGCAtgaaatcaaccacaacctccagagaatAGCCAGgcttatataaaaaggaTCTTATACTGCTGtccctatatatattgcttgtataagaccagcaggaggctctgactggACCAGAACCCCTAATTAAATAGACtaggaagccacccatgctcaaattgcagccctatAAAAGGAAGTTGTGGCCCTCTATAtaaaagggaccaggaccccaagaaaagctagtcaggtgcctgcagaggagaagcaaaagaggttgtctaAGGGCAAATACCTATGCTGCAGCAATCCTGACTACTTTATATAAGAGTACCctataaaacctaccagacgccctaggcaggtggccatggtttaggaagaacaagaccaaatcaaTAACTATAGCAAGAGTAAGTCAGAAAATGAATAACCTCTATACAAAGTTATATAtagaggggttatacagctagagaaatactacttaaTTAGCAAGATTTTAACAGCTTGTATATAAATACCCCCTTATTCTTGGTAGAAGCACTAGTCAACTATACCTATAATACTTGTATAAtaatagatacaggctgcctgacctatggggtaattAGTAACAAGTTTATTAAGATATATTAAATACCTActatacctatccacccaaaacctttcaagggagtaactgggaatatagaggagattaataagattatataggttcagctagatatcagggtatatacagaaaaagaagcctACTTCTATATAATAcctgataacctgggctatgacctgATCTTAGGACTCTCCTGGCTGGAGTAATATAatagaaggttagaggctaagaggggcaggctgtacctctgtactactggagtctgtctatagagtactacaaagaggcccttaccaaagctggacatagcacagatatcagctACAACCATAGGAGGATTTATATAAAGGAAAAAgtaccatggccaagatatcaAGATATTTATAGTCTTATtagcagatatacagaaggcactggccccaaagagatATATTAACCCCCATACAAAGCTACTAAGGTAATACtagaaatacctaaggctctttAAATAAGataaagctgaagaactactACCATACCAGGGAGAGGGGATTAATTACAAAATTAAGCTTGTATAGGAGGAGAGTaggaaggatcctgaagtcccctaGGGCCCCCTTTATAATAtaacccaggaagaactaatagtcctctgGAAAAtactctctgaactactatagaaaggctttatctaTATAAGCtattccccagctgcagtcCTAGTATTCTTTATATAAAAActaggaggaggactgcAGTTCTGTATTAACTACTATACTCTAAATACTATTACTAAGAAGGACTACTATctattgcccctgatctATGAGATACTAAACTAAATTAGACAAGCTAGAtagtttactaagctggatatatctgctgccttctataAGATCTGTATAGCTAAAGGCCAGGAATAGATGACTATCTTCTATACAAGATACAGGCTCTTTGAATagctagtcaccccttttaGGTTGGCTAATATACTGagtaccttccaaaaatatattaacTGGACCCTCTaggaatatctagataaattctgctcagcctatattaataatatactTATCTATACTAATAGGGACCTCTGCCAGTACTAGAAGTATATATAaatagtcttgaagaaactggaagaagcaggcctatatttagATATTAAGAAGTATAAATTTGAGtacaaggagacaaagtacttggacTTTATAATAtaggcagggaagggaattaAAATAGACCTAGAGAAGGtaaaagcaataaaggaataggaaacccctactatTATAAAAGGTGTccaaggattcctgggctttgctaACTTCTACTAAAGGTTtatccctaacttctcagggatcaTATACCTActaaacaacttgacaaagaaaggaataCCCTTCTTAtagactaaggagtgccaggatagctttaaTCTGCTTAAGAAAAAGTTTATTACTAGACCTatcctagcaaccttcaacctttcctactatatagtagtagagactgactcctcaggttataatacaggaggagttctttcttaatataataaaaaaggGAAATTGTACCTATAtacctacttctctaaaaggaattctccagctgaataTAACTAcaagatctatgacaaggagctacttataattatataataccttgaagcctgggatgctgaactgtACTTATATAGAGAATTCTAAGTTATTACTAACTAtaagaacctggagtactttttctccccaaggaaactgacagagcagtatatataatagtcCTTATTTCTTAGCTGGTTCAACTTTaagttagtatataggaaagggtcagctaatcagagagctgatatACTTTTATAGAGAGACTAAGATATACCTGATAATAAAGAtaacagggtcaagtcttaTACAATGCAACTCTTTAGTAAAAAATACTTGGGAAAAATAGTAGTTGCTACTCTTTAACCAACTAGAGAGCCACCATGCAAGCTGTGTAAGAAAGATAATATATAGAAAGAGGCACtcaagcaggataaaggGTATAATAAGGTAATATAGTACCTGAAGGATagagcaaggaaatttcCCCTATATCTACAGTTGAAAGTAGGAACCTTGGAATACTAATTAGACACCTAAGGctatatcttcttctgcagaaggaggTAGGTACCTGGGAGtaaacagctctgtacaaaTATAATTTAAGCTATATACAACTCTATATTAACAGGACACCCTGGCTAGgagtaaatatatatactaattAGCTGTTAATATTTCTGGCCTAATATGTCCCAAGATATCAGGAGATTTGTCTGAAACTgtgatatatatagaaggACAAAATCTTGGAGGGACTAGAGAAAGGgactattaaagcccctccctgtaCCTAATTatccctggcaggaggttttaATAGATTTTATTAtagacctaccagagagtaAAGGTTGTATAAAtatcatggttatcacagaccagttaaccaaaggtgtgatactagaaggaatatCAGAGATTAACTCTAAGAGCATGGCCTGGGCCCTTGTAcaagtacttataagcaaacataGGATCCCAAAGGCTATTACCTTGgacagaggaagccagtttacaagtaatatataggcttatatatataccctgacagggattaaCTACTaactatctacagcctatcacCCCCAGACTGatagatcaacagagaggatAAACAGTATAGTAGAGACCTACCTCTGcatctatacctgctatgactAGAGGGACTAGAACAGGTTACTCCTACTTACAGAGCTAGTAATTAATAGCTGTATAttaacagcaacaggggtcagccccttctacctAAGCCATAGATATAACCTCAGCCTATTTAGCCTTActgaggaggtagagcaactagctgaagaaccagccaagagtcctatccagaaaggggaagctatTGTacagaaagttaaggaagccctagactgggcttAAGCCTCTATagcctattcccaacagaatgtagagaatcaggctaataaatacaggagcccggccacaaactaccaagtaggagataaggtctggctaagtctgaagaacatctgtaCAGAccgacccagcaagaaactggactggaagaataCTAAGTACaaggttataggcctggtagGTAGCTATGCTGTACAGCTGAATacacccccagggatccatccagtcttccatatagacctgcttcggctggctttatcagatccacttccttcccagaagaatgatgatacccagcccccTGGCATCATTAtgaacggcgagaaagaatacatagtagagaaaatcctggacgaatGTCCCAGGAGATACAGGAGAGGTCACtggctggaatacctagtgaaatggtcaggctatgctcggccaacctgggaagctgccacagctttggaggaagtacaagctctggataaGTAGCTGGATTgtacaaaacagtatagacttcaggacggctcactaaacagagatgcatatataaaggctaaagcaacatgacctacccctaTAACCTAACCCACTGGGGGTGGAACATTGCAGTGCAATGGGATTAGGGTTTTAAAGTAATATATGGGCGGGTTGGAGTGCAATGGGATTTTTTTGGGCATGAAACTGGAGTACAATGGGATTAGAATGCAGGGGGCTAGGGGGCTGGAAATTTTACTGTAGATGCAGCAGCCACTTATCTAGAACAGAGCACAGTTTCAAGTCCAGGCAACCAAGAATCATAGCATGGCGTTGAGCTGAAGttggttggggttggataCAAGGTTGGACGGGAGATCGGCGATatggctgtatagatggTTGGTGTAtcaaaaacaaaagcaaatacTCTGTCAGCAGCAGATTTTAGTTAGGAGAATCAATCCCTGGTTTTGAATCTCTCCATGTTGATATGTACTCCTAGGTATGAGCCTCCATAGGTACAACTCTCAGCATGTCTTCACCTACTCTTTGAAACAATCCCTgagctgcagatcatggtctGCCGCCAATGCAAGCACAGGGTTTACCTAATTGAGGTGGAAACCCACCTTTACCAGAAGCATTTCATGACCAGCTTGCAGATCCAGCTCTAACCCACAGGCGGCGGAAAGTCATAGAGCAACTGTTGTAGGGTCTTAGCAGGCCTGGATGCTGATTGGCGGAGGCAGCGGCTAGCGCGCGAATGACTGACTGGTCTCCTCAAGTGCGACTGACTGCATGTTTTGTAGGGCGATTGGGCTGAAATTTTGGCAGGTGCTTTTGGGGTTGCTTATTTTGTATACAGCCGAATCTGACGGCCATACAACCACTGTTGCGGTCATGGTGTTGAGCCAAAGATAGGTGGTTGCAATGTTAATGGGGGATCAATGCGGCAGCCAAGCCCTACAAAACAACATGACCCCAGTCATATTGGCCCCCAACAGGTTTTAAGCTGCGTACGCCCCTGCCATCTGATGTTTCTGATTCTTCCCAATCTCTGCTTCCCATCCTGCCTGACAATGGAGTAATCCATATTCCAGAAGATCCCTAAACTGGGGATTATAGTATACCAACACTGCCAACACATGGTCTATCTAAAAGAGGTCTACATACATCTGCGCCAGAAGCATTGTCTGATAAATATTAACATCCAGCCCATCGCCCAGGCCATTGAGCAATGGCAGGACCTGATCCAGGACCCGGCAGCTGTGCATATCCCCCATATGCTGGAAAACCCGCTGCCTGGGCTGCCAGTTCATACCAATGGCATGCTGTGCCAACGCAATCCGAGCCACTGCCAGTACCTGGTGACCTATATCAATACAATGCGcaagcattggcagcaggCGCATGGCTGGACCCAGCATCCCTACCAGGGGCATGTGCCTGCAGAGGTCAAAGCACAGGgcaa
It includes:
- a CDS encoding nucleic acid/nucleotide deaminase domain-containing protein (transcript_id=CADANIAT00003857), encoding MKQGNSLTLVPKQIGPPRLDPYGRLLARFYESLFFLTSLGRTQGEHTPEPPVLDIHQECRRRFLKNLSYICDFRKGGQACTAIAVEDRVDCYRFWVASNMNVNKAVAFIREILAMLHDRHLDASNNESMIEASLIQRCVEFAAKRIDSEGRFLRIMANRCILMLEDEESEAAQALSEWLHQALSCSRNITLCRFLYDQRHSAAMKELSARAISDKGRPGRAEEDSCFSSARHHIGRLIHHIRAPIELAQDSRHLMYLTDAYTVCPVSPCSAVSCPVSDMHTNLQGILNWMFMADDEDRVAVGDGLVYINKTRPIFDTFLAEYNGRDRQVHAEIQVLEHFYQQRLSFLDGDRYIACSKPACLCCQLYFKHHPARMVVPASHQNVYTSWSPPLLPRFAKGDKDTQLQKQVLSYMAQDMREQIIQQVLQRSRSMIRHPDSRTSLTDLPAEAAFGFLE
- a CDS encoding uncharacterized protein (transcript_id=CADANIAT00003858), with translation MRELTRHTDSRTAYQLSLLKLGFSGDEAKDVSLAPVFTGPVLYTQPNLVPSQYGLLAGVLELRALGSPDLDSQAYGEDPRLFFNHTLSCLLEGCLIPSAAGQLHNPLTAVVFHYDTFIGDQGGSPCEAAFLATSPKCPSEGSLCPQQISEIFRFKIRVHPLQINQQDLNTKRMLDLMTAGQGSSSGPLYLHTVQRVLREMRLLQQVSGGRFDYQDFKKRIFDSDLLPSQQQPLRQRLDILESFMPSQQIIASTSKKGKKAVNDAGTSWSPKTGCGISSWVAANRKTLSDSAKACAVLKAVSHLQDFLTTTILLSPFFFSDSFFMRRPFTMIMEEESRTTGCTELTAKKPSTSYYYSYICNAYPLQTKLSLSLSPGY
- a CDS encoding uncharacterized protein (transcript_id=CADANIAT00003859), with the protein product MQAVHLRLYLLLQKEDTLARTYHPQTDRSTERINRVSPFYLSHRYNLSLFSLTEEVEQLAEEPAKSPIQKGEAIVQKVKEALDWA